In Argiope bruennichi chromosome X1, qqArgBrue1.1, whole genome shotgun sequence, a single window of DNA contains:
- the LOC129959161 gene encoding uncharacterized protein LOC129959161 yields MLTRFRLYRFGISADIRKAFLQISLYKEDRNFLRFLWHSEEGELIHYRHCRVVFGVSSSLFLLGSTIQYHLERKLEEAQQGRGRYPECIIQKLMNSFYVDNCLASVKTQSELERFIDVATEIMVERKFDLRGWEHSSPSDPITSPTIILGTIWDRHCDTLSINIPDLRELMEEVITKRNILAASHKVFDPLGITSPVLLLPKLWLQNLWKSKIGWDEEVDLKTRQDFLKWLMELEYLKHVRVPRWLHCDSGFENISLHFFCDASKLAYSAVVFLRVDSGNSVHIQLVQSKTRIAPCGKKETTISRLELLGAAISARLSSTLKREEPWGVFVYNRVQEIRKLTPVKAWRHVPGSLNPADCPSRGCSAKQLCSSKWWEGPSWLYLSSHEWPVSDVVVDVNEEEVNKERRAIVTSLVNIQTTDIKNEYFSTYSRNIIVAWILRFIHNVSNATKLKGNLVYEEFRQAEILCFKSMQSNAFQDEKLLAKMQAFKDEDGLLRIRTKLADSYEKEDFKFPILLPANDVVIKLIREEHIKAMHAGSSILLARLREKFWIIRAKSLVKQVLSECVICKRYKAKHLEVPFAPLPKDRVTQTKVFEVTGVEAVHFELVRSLTTDTFIQALRRFIARRGRISVLYSDNGTNFVGTNNALRALDWDKISVYSTAQKITWKFIPPTAAWWGGWWERIVRMLKELLRRVLGKSIINYEELLTILCDCESIINARQLTYIQDDPNELLPLTPSMFIHGNSNYETPDLDKVDRSSLVKRTKYLQKLREDLRQRFRNEYFALLVHRGTRKSDVLEVGDVVLIGHDNIRRIDWPLGVILEVYPGKDGVPRVARIRTSHGERIRPFQRLYPLEVSAKTEIDVLKASGKSGLSVEKTPDLPTDHVPDSPTDHVPDSPVERTDISEEIHHTKTRLGRTIKVPCKLDL; encoded by the exons ATGTTAACAAGGTTTCGACTGTATAGGTTTGGCATTTCGGCTGATATACGGAAGGCCTTCTTACAAATAAGTCTATATAAGGAGGATCGAAATTTCCTGCGATTTTTGTGGCACAGTGAAGAAGGAGAACTCATACATTACCGACATTGCCGAGTGGTGTTTGGTGTTTCCAGCAGCCTTTTCTTGCTTGGGTCAACAATCCAATACCACTTGGAGAGAAAGTTGGAAGAAGCGCAGCAAGGCCGTGGAAGATACCCTGAGTGCATTATTCAAAAGTTGATGAACAGCTTTTACGTGGACAATTGTTTAGCAAGCGTCAAAACCCAGTCGGAGCTAGAACGATTTATTGATGTAGCCACGGAGATCATGGTTGAAAGAAAATTCGACTTACGAGGGTGGGAGCACTCTAGCCCATCTGATCCAATAACAAGTCCTACAATCATCCTGGGAACGATTTGGGACAGACATTGTGAtactctttcaataaatattccgGATTTGAGAGAACTAATGGAAGAGGTTATcacgaaaagaaatattcttgctGCTTCCCACAAAGTGTTTGATCCCTTGGGGATTACTAGTCCAGTGTTGCTACTACCAAAACTCTGGCTACAAAATTTGTGGAAATCTAAAATCGGTTGGGATGAAGAAGTAGATCTAAAAACACGTCAAGATTTTCTGAAGTGGCTAATGGAGCTGGAATATTTGAAGCATGTTAGAGTACCAAGATGGTTACACTGTGATAGCGGATTTGagaatatttcattgcattttttttgcgACGCGAGCAAACTAGCCTATTCTGCGGTTGTTTTCCTACGAGTTGATAGTGGAAACTCTGTACACATACAACTGGTGCAGAGTAAAACTAGAATTGCACCTTGTGGAAAAAAGGAAACAACTATTTCAAGGCTGGAACTTCTTGGTGCTGCTATATCTGCTCGTCTTTCTTCCACT TTGAAGAGAGAAGAACCGTGGGGTGTATTTGTTTACAACCGTGTTCAAGAAATTCGAAAGCTGACACCAGTCAAAGCCTGGAGACACGTTCCTGGATCACTGAATCCAGCGGACTGTCCGAGTAGAGGGTGTTCAGCGAAGCAGCTTTGCAGTTCGAAATGGTGGGAAGGTCCCAGTTGGTTGTACCTTTCGTCTCATGAATGGCCTGTTAGTGATGTTGTAGTAGATGTCAATGAGGAAGAAGTCAATAAAGAGAGAAGAGCTATCGTGACCTCTCTGGTGAATATTCAAACAACCGatataaagaatgaatatttttccaCCTATAGTAGAAACATCATAGTGGCATGGATTCTACGTTTTATTCATAACGTTTCAAATGCAACTAAGCTAAAAGGAAACTTAGTCTATGAAGAATTCAGACAAGCAGAGATTTTGTGTTTCAAGTCCATGCAGTCAAATGCCTTTCAAGATGAGAAACTTCTTGCTAAAATGCAAGCATTTAAAGATGAAGATGGGCTTCTGAGAATAAGAACCAAATTAGCAGACAGTTATGAGAAGGAAGATTTCAAGTTTCCAATTCTCTTACCTGCCAATgatgttgtaataaaattaattcgagAGGAGCATATAAAAGCTATGCATGCAGGCTCTTCAATATTACTCGCCCGACTTAGAGAGAAATTTTGGATAATTAGAGCCAAAAGCTTAGTTAAGCAGGTTCTTTCTGAGTGTGTGATTTGCAAGCGTTATAAAGCTAAACATCTTGAAGTGCCCTTCGCTCCACTGCCTAAAGATAGAGTTACTCAGACAAAGGTATTTGAAGTAACAGGTGTAGA AGCAGTGCATTTTGAATTAGTCCGATCACTCACTACTGATACTTTTATTCAAGCCTTAAGACGGTTCATTGCAAGAAGAGGCAGGATTTCAGTACTTTACAGTGACAACGGTACTAATTTCGTAGGGACAAATAATGCGTTGCGAGCATTAGATTGGGATAAAATTTCTGTGTACTCAACTGCTCAGAAAATCACTTGGAAATTTATCCCACCCACAGCAGCCTGGTGGGGTGGATGGTGGGAGCGTATTGTGAGAATGCTCAAAGAGCTTTTACGTCGAGTGTTAggaaaatctattataaattatgaagaacTCCTAACCATCTTATGTGACTGTGAGTCCATAATCAATGCTAGACAGTTGACATACATACAAGATGATCCAAATGAATTGCTACCTTTGACCCCATCAATGTTTATTCACGGAAACAGCAACTATGAAACGCCAGATTTAGATAAAGTAGATCGATCTTCGTTGGTAAAGCGCACCAAATATTTGCAGAAGTTGCGTGAAGATCTTAGACaaagatttagaaatgaatattttgctcTTCTGGTCCACAGAGGGACAAGGAAAAGTGACGTTTTAGAAGTGGGCGATGTTGTACTGATTGGTCATGACAATATTCGACGCATTGACTGGCCTCTTGGTGTTATCTTGGAGGTTTATCCTGGCAAAGATGGTGTCCCTAGAGTAGCGAGAATTAGAACCTCCCATGGTGAGAGGATCCGTCCCTTTCAAAGGCTTTATCCATTGGAAGTGTCAGCAAAAACTGAAATTGATGTTTTGAAGGCCTCAGGGAAAAGTGGCTTATCTGTTGAGAAAACTCCTGATTTACCTACTGACCATGTTCCTGATTCACCTACTGATCATGTTCCTGATTCACCTGTTGAAAGGACTGATATTTCTGAGGAGATACACCATACCAAAACCAGATTAGGAAGGACCATAAAAGTTCCTTGTAAATTGGACTTGTGA
- the LOC129959162 gene encoding uncharacterized protein LOC129959162 has translation MFKTAKGFLKEDLLFAAEEIGETLPDKVKISELKDIILNSKEYLDDPDFVTNILVTAVSQRKLKEEQKQKQTEFEKAERLKQLEYEESGKIREHELELARIRATLPITGESQNTVISGAKKKFNLPKLEFRQFNGDIKDWLQFWSQFQHIHNDDEIAPENKFQYLVQATVNGSRAREVVESFPATAANYAKAVESLKARFGRDELLVEVYVRELLKLIISVQKHEKISMTSLYDKLESYLRALETLGVSTDKCASILYPMVESCFQEDFLKAWNRSASSAVSTDAKDRLTNLMTFLKAETEGEERINLAMAGFGLGADENRQSFKKKVRDFPMKKVPTAANLFTTASKEVKKECVFCTGKHSSPDCFQAQKMSLAERYNILREKQCCFACLTPKHTSRSCKAFLRCVICGKKHVPLMCESLEAKNQDSFKSENKSPNVEINMANNTSSPRVFLQTLKLKMVCGNKEIPVRAILDSGSQKTYVLKNVVEKMGYIPLRKEILMHSLFGGIKSDKCEHNCYRIKLRNQDNSVTCNLEALDQPSICDKISSVTPGSWITELREMKIRLSDVGEEPQSVQVLLGSDVIGKLITGQRRVLSCGLVAMETLLGWSLSGKVPENEMSSCNAMLVASLFVKEMDISQLWRLDSLGIQDPSEQKTKEELHKASREHFLRTVKVDEEERFLVSLPWLDGHLPLPDNFNLALKGLQVTTHKLKKENLFQEYGDVFKEWEREGIIEEVPQEEIKSAWSGQPQ, from the exons ATGTTTAAAACAGCTAAGGGCTTCTTGAAAGAGGACTTGTTGTTTGCAGCAGAAGAAATAGGAGAGACACTGCCTGATAAGGTAAAAATTTCTGaactgaaagatattattttgaatagcaAAGAGTATTTGGATGATCCAGACTTTGTGACAAATATTTTAGTAACGGCCGTGAGCCAGCGAAAActaaaagaagaacaaaaacaaaagcaaacaGAATTTGAAAAAGCGGAAAGATTAAAACAGCTAGAATACGAAGAAagtggaaaaataagagaacacgAACTGGAATTGGCGAGAATCAGAGCAACGTTGCCAATTACAGGTGAGTCTCAAAATACTGTTATATCTGgtgctaaaaagaaatttaatctgccaaaattagaatttagacaGTTTAATGGCGATATTAAAGATTGGCTACAATTCTGGAGCCAGTTTCAACACATTCATAACGATGATGAAATCGCGCCTGAgaacaaatttcaatatcttgTGCAAGCTACTGTAAATGGATCACGAGCCCGAGAAGTAGTAGAAAGCTTCCCGGCAACAGCAGCCAATTATGCCAaagcagttgaaagtttaaaagcaCGATTTGGGAGAGATGAACTATTAGTAGAAGTTTATGTTCGGGAATTATTAAAGCTGATAATCTCAGTTCAGAAACATGAGAAAATATCGATGACATCTCTCTATGATAAACTCGAATCTTATCTGAGAGCCTTAGAGACTTTAGGAGTGTCTACTGATAAAtgtgcttcaattctttatcccATGGTGGAGTCTTGTTTTCAAGAGGACTTTTTGAAAGCATGGAATAGAAGTGCTTCTTCAGCAGTCTCAACTGATGCTAAAGACCGTTTAACCAACTTGATGACTTTTCTTAAAGCAGAAACGGAGGgcgaagaaagaattaatttggcTATGGCTGGTTTTGGCTTGGGTGCAGATGAAAATCGccaatcatttaagaaaaaagtaagagATTTTCCAATGAAAAAAGTACCTACAGCTGCCAATTTATTTACTACAGCTTCAAAAGAAGTGAAGAAAGAATGTGTTTTCTGTACTGGGAAACACTCGAGTCCAGACTGTTTTCAAGCTCAGAAGATGAGTTTGGCTGAAaggtataatattttaagagagaagCAATGTTGTTTTGCTTGCTTAACACCAAAGCATACATCTCGTTCCTGTAAGGCATTTTTAAGATGTGTAATATGTGGGAAAAAGCATGTCCCACTTATGTGTGAGTCTCTAGAGGCTAAGAATCAAGATTCATTCAAGAGTGAGAATAAGAGTCcaaatgttgaaattaatatgGCCAACAACACTTCTAGTCCCAGGGTGTTCCTCCAAacgttgaaattaaaaatggtgtGTGGTAACAAAGAAATCCCAGTTAGGGCAATTCTAGATTCTGGGTCACAAAAGACTTATGTATTAAAGAATGTTGTTGAGAAAATGGGATATATCCCACTCAGAAAGGAAATTCTGATGCACTCATTGTTTGGGGGCATTAAATCTGACAAGTGCGAACATAATTGCTATAGGATAAAACTGAGAAATCAAGACAACAGTGTTACATGCAACCTGGAAGCATTAGACCAGCCATCTATATGTGACAAAATTTCATCAGTCACTCCAGGTTCATGGATTACAGAGCTCCGTGAGATGAAGATCAGGCTATCAGATGTAGGGGAGGAGCCACAATCTGTTCAAGTGCTTCTTGGTTCAGATGTGATAGGGAAGCTCATAACTGGCCAGCGTAGAGTTCTATCCTGTGGGCTTGTTGCCATGGAGACACTACTTGGCTGGTCTCTGTCAGGTAAAGTTCCTGAGAATGAGATGTCATCATGCAATGCTATGCTGGTGGCCTCCCTATTTGTGAAAGAGATGGATATCTCCCAATTATGGAGATTAGATTCCTTGGGGATCCAAGATCCTTCAGAACAAAAAACCAAAGAGGAGCTTCATAAAGCGTCGAGGGAGCACTTCTTAAGAACTGTCAAGGTCGATGAAGAAGAGCGATTCCTTGTCTCCCTACCTTGGCTTGACGGTCATTTGCCTCTTCCAGACAACTTCAATTTGGCACTCAAAGGGTTGCAAGTGACAACCCATAAGCTGAAGAAGGAAAACTTATTTCAAGAATACGGTGATGTCTTTAAAGAATGGGAACGAGAAGGCATAATTGAAGAAGTTCCCCAAGAGGAAATAAAGTCTGCTT GGAGCGGTCAGCCTCAATGA